The genomic window AATTATCAACTCCAAGAGCGGGAGCGGTATGACAACATATTCGGTGAGGAAAATATTCCCAATCAGTGGAGTGACTATGGAATCGGTGATCCCTATGTTATGCGGTTTAATGGCGAGTATTATCTATATGCTTCCACTAAGAACTTCGAATATGGTTATCGAGTTTGGAAGTCACATGATCTTATTCACTATAGTTACTTAGGTGAGTATCCCCTTACTCAAGCGGATGGATCAACCACGGGGCTGCATACGGCTTACGCTCCGGAAGTCATCTATTGGAATGGCGATTTTTATATGTACTCTTCTCCCGATGGTAAGGGCCATTACATCTTTAAATCAGTTGACCGGCAACCATTTGGTGAGTTTAGGGCTGTTACTAACAATATCGGTCTTTCCATTGATGGCAGTGTTTTTATTGATGATGATGAAAAGATGTATTTTATGGCGGCGGGCGATGGGGCGATAACTTCCTATGAGATGAATTCACCAACCGAAATTGATAATGCCAGCGGAGAAGAATTATACTCTCCGCTAGTCAAATGGACGGAAGGCCCATATATGATAAAACACGATGGCAATTACTTTCTTACCTATACGGGCAATCATGTTAAATCTCGCGGCTACCGGGTTGATTATTCATTTTCATCATCCCCGCGATCCGGGTTTGAATATCCGAGTAATAATTCATTATTGCTATCCAGTATGGGCGAGCAAAATGGATTAGGGCACTCTTCAACAGTATTGGGGCCCAACCTTGATAGCTATTATATCGCCTATCACAATTTGGATTCAGCCTCGGGTCCGATTCGTTCTTTCAACCTCAACCGTCTGACTTTTGCGGGAACGAGAATGAATGTTTTAGGACCAACTTATCAAGGGGCCATGGTTCCGATGATGCCGGAATTTTACGTTCTTGCCGACAATACCAGTTTGGGCGAAAAGCAAGGTTCACTTGAAGAAAATGGAGGAAGTTATTATTCCTCATTGACTACCGATGATACTTTCTCGGTGGAATATAACTTTAAAGATATAGAGTCTGATGGCAGTAGCAAATTTCTTTTTGGAGTCGATGGCACTAATAGCGGATATGTAACAATTGATGGGAAGAATCTTAATGTTTATTATAATCAGACGCTTGTGGCCCAAGGGACTCTGTTCAAAGACTTTGATTTCACTCAGCTTCACACACTTCGTCTAAGTTATGCCGATCATCGGCTTAAAGTGACATTCGATAATCTGACAAAGATTGACAGCACAATTTCTGAGACCGTTTTAAAGGGGAAAATCGGTTACAGCGGAGTTGCGCGCGCTTCCATCGGAACGACGACATTTGCCAATTCGGCATTTGATTCAAGTCAAAACAGCGATGCGAAAATTATGGGAAGCGACTGGTTTGCGACTGATTACTTGAAAAACATTTCAAAGGTCGATAATCAATACACGCTAGAGCGCGATGTCAATGATGATCGCCTAATATATTCCGAAGCGGACGGAGTCCGTCTCAGCAAAAGTCAGGAGCGGATTGTTTATCCCATCGATGTTCTTGAAGATGGTCTTTATGGAATCGAAAATACCTACTCGATAGCATCAATCGGAAGCAAAATAACTATTCAAATAGACAATAATCTTCCATATTTAGTTGAACTTCCAGGAGCTGATTTTACAAACAACTATGGCAGTTATGAAGAAAATTTAACTTATATTAAAAATCTTATCTTAGAACTCCCTTTGACCAAAGGATTGCATACGATCAAATTCGAATTGGTATCGGGTAAATATGAAAGCCTTTATTACAATACCTTCCTGGACAGTCAATTTTCTCCCGATTTTGCAAATGACCTATCCGACTATGTAAGTCAAGGCGCCAAATATATGACGTTATGGAAGATTGATGAGCAGGAACAGGCCCATTATTCAAAAGCCGGAAGTAATAATATGCTTCTCTTCGGAAGTGAAGGAATGACCGATTATGAAGTGAGCGTTAAAGTCAAAATTACTATGGATTCAAGCAATGGGGCGTCTGCCGGCATTATGTTGCGGACACTTAATCCTTCCATTATGAGCGGACAGGTTAATGAATGTGCGGAAGGCTACCTTATCACTTTCAATAATATGCAACTCGTGATGGAACGGATGAATTATAACGGAATGACTGTTGCTTCACTGACGGGTGATTTTACCCTCAATGTGTATCACGAAATGCGCGCGGTATGCAAAGGCAACAATATTAAAGTCTATTTTGATGGCGAATATGCCTTTGAGTACACCGATCCCGATCCCTTCACTCATGGCATGGTTGGATTATATTCGATATCAGCCGAATCTTACTACAAGGATTTAAAGATTACAGGAGTTAAATAAATTATGATTGAAAGCAGTTATCCACGTCCGCAGCTAAGGCGTGAAAATTACGAACTTTTAGATGGCGAGTGGGATTTCCTTTTCGACGACGAAGACAAGGGGTTAAAGGAAGGATATTATCGCGGTTTCGAAAAGAGTCAAACCATAAATGTGCCATTCGTTTATTCCACCGCGCTAAGTGGAATTAATCAAAGGCGAAGAGTTGATGTTCTTTGGTATCAACGCGAAATCATTATCCATAAGGAAGATTTTCTGCAGGATGTGATGATTAATTTTGAAGGAGTCGACTATCGGGCGGACGTTTACCTTAACGGGCACTTTATCGGAAGCCATGAAGGCGCATATGCCCGCTTTTCCTTGTGCCTCAATCAGGCGATGGTAATCGGATCTAATAAATTGGTGGTTCGGACATTCGATTCCTACAATGTCGCTCAGCCGCGGGGAAAACAAAAATGGATGAATGAAAACTACGGCTGTTGGTACAAAGAAGCCAGCGGCATTTGGAAGTCGGTGTGGTTGGAAAGAGTCAGTCATACCCGGATTAGCGAATTAAAAATTACGCCTCGCGTTGACCGGATGAATGTTGAAATTGAATATACCATAGAAAACTTTCGCTCTAATCTAACGCTTTCCAGTGAAATATTGTTTGAGGGAAAAACAACCAGCAAGATTATAGCCTCCTTAGCTTATCCATCCGGAAAAATAGTCGTTGAACTGGCAAGTCCATACCTCTCTTTCCAAAATGAATTTTGGCATCCGGATCGACCTAAAATTTATGATATCAAGTTTATGCTTTGTGAAGATCAAATGATTTGCGATAAAGTGGATTCTTATTTTGGATTTAGAGAGTATCGGGCGCAACAGGGGCAGTTGCTGCTCAATGGTTTCAGCTTTTATTCTAAACTTTGTCTATATCAGGCTTATTGGCCATTAAGCAATATGACTCTGCCGGATTTAAAAAGCGCCAGAGAAGATATTCTTCTGTTGAAAGCACTGGGGTTTAATGGCATTCGGATACATCAAACTATAATTGATGAGAGATTTCTTGCCCTATGTGATGAACTGGGACTTATCGTATGGTGCGAGATGCCGTCCCCGCATATTTTTAATCTTGAAGCCAATAGCAATGTTCTTAAAGAATGGATGGAAATTCTTCATCAAAACTATAATCATCCATCCATCTTCGTTTGGGTTTTATTCAATGAATCATGGGGAATAAGAGAAATCGGTGAAAATCAATTAGAACAGAGTTTTGTCGATGCGCTTTACTTTTTAACCAAAGCCTTTGATCCTTATCGCCCGGCAATCAGCAACGATGGATGGGAACATACAAAGAGCGATATTCTAACCATTCATAACTATGAACAATCGGCCGATAAACTGTTAAGTTTCTACAAAGACATCAATTTAGTTATGAGCGGAAAAACTTCTTCTTTATCGATGCGTAAATTATTGGCCGATGGATACGAGTATGAAGGGCAACCGTTTATTTTCTCGGAATTTGGCGGGGCCGCTTTAAAAAAGGATACTGCCGACGGCTGGGGGTATGGCGGAGCTACCGATGGCATCGAGGAGTTTTATACTCGCTACCGGGAATTGATTGAAGCCATCTATGAACTGCCATATTTATCGGGGTTTTGCTACACCCAATTTAGTGATGTCGAACAGGAAAAGAACGGATTAGTTACGATTGACCGCAAGGTCAAAGTCGATATTTCAATTATCAAGAAAATTATGGAAAAACGTTAGGAGGATAACATTGGAAAAATAACATTTAAAAAGGGATTTATTATTGCATAAACCAAATATCGGAAAGGAAAACAATATGAAAAAAGGTTTATTGACGCTTTCAATAACGGCACTGTTACTGCTTGCTAGTTGTAACGGTGAAAACGCTTCTTCAATTAGCGGTTCTACGAGTGGTACCACGGAAGTGCCTACCAGCGAAACAACGAGTTCGTCGGTAGAGGATTCTTCTTCCATTTTAATGACGAAGACAGTTACGTTTTTAGCGGATGGAGAAGAGGTTGATTCAGTCACCTTTACCATTGGTGATACATCAATATCGGAGCCGGCTGTTCCGACTAAAACGGGATATGTCGGCAGTTGGGAAGATTACACATTGGGCACCGAGGATATCGTTGTCAATGCTGTTTATAAGTTAGCCGGATATGATGTCTTTCAAGGCGATTTTAGTTATGAAGATGGATTGATTATTTCTAGCGAGGCCAATAGTCTGGCCTCTATCAAGGATATGGCGCTCGTCACGGGAACCTATAGTGTCGATATGGCGAAGAATAGTACAGCTACGAGTGATGCCGGAATAATATTCGGACTTTCCCATACCGGGGAGCACTTTTGGGAAAGTGAAAGTGGAACATCTTATTATTTTTTCTTCATCAACGTCGACAATAATGCTTATTTATCAAAAATTACTGCGGATGGCACATCGGTTTGGAATCAGTTGGGTAATGTTGTACCGCTTGAAAACTACACTGACGGCAATACGGTTAATTTAGCGGTCTCGGTTGAAGACGGCAACATTAATTGCTTCGTCAACGATAAGCAATATATTCGTTATCACGATGATGCGTTTTTAACTGGGACAAGTGTCGGATATCGCACCAGCGGCGAAGGAACGATTTTTGATAGTCCAGAAGTAGAAGAGGAAGTTAAAACTGATCCGTTATTTGCGGGATATAATATTGCCAATGGCAAATTTTCTCTTAATGAAAGCGATAATTTGGTAAGCACGGTCAATGATTCTCTCGCCGTAGTACGCAACCAAACTTGGGCACACGGCACAATGGAAACAACCATTGTTGAAAATGGAGATGAGGGAGACACGGGAATTATCTTTGGTCTCGAGGAATCCTATCAAAATAAATTTTTCTGGGAAGCCGATGCCAGTTATTACTTTGCATTTAAAACTGCCTGGGGAGGAATTTATTTAGCAAAGGTAAATAATGGCGCCTGGAACGAACTTAAGTCACTGTCGATGCCTGATTATGCTTCCATGAATAGGAATTACGACTTAAAGGTTGAATGGTCGGAAGACGGAACAATTACCGTTTACTGTAACGGATTCGAAAGAATTTCTTATCAAGATGCCTCGCCATTAACAGGAACATCCTATGGATTCCGTGCGCAAAAGGCCGATACAATCTACAAAGATGTTTCCGTTTCATCCGAAATTGCTCCTCGGCCAGAATATACTCTTGTTAACTACGATCTATACGCAGGAGCATTTGATGAAACGACGGAAAGCATTACTTCTAAATCAGGCGGTTCGCTGGTTTTAAACAAGACGGATTCAATAACTGTCGGAAATGCCTACAAGGCAAACATAAGTCCTAAAGTCAAAAATGATTCAGGAATTGTCTTTGCTGTCTCAACCGGCGGTAATAGTTCCTTTTGGGAAACCGAAGATGGGGTTTCATATTATTTCTTCTTTCTAAATGTCAATGCGACATTGCTGTTAGCCAAGGTGGATAAAACCATGCCATCCGTTTGGACGACCCTATCCTATTCACCAATTTTAGAAACGAGATTCGACCCTCTTGACACCTATGAATTAAAGGCGGAATTACATGAAGATGGTTTGATTGAATGTTATGTTGATGGAGTAAAGGTGATTGAATATACCGATAGCGCTCCCTTAAGCGGAACACGGGTAGGCTTAAGAGCACAAAATCCAGATGTCGTTTATACCAACGCCAGTATCGTGGCCAATGGAACAGGCAATCAGCCGATTCCGGATAGTTATACCAACAATCATGGGTGGACAAAAGAAATCACAAATGGCTACGAAACGGTAACCAATGATAATTTGGCGGTTTTTAAAACACCGGGAGCGGCCAATAGCTTTGCTTATTCGATGGAGGAAAAGGATATTCATGGTGATAACGGAGTTATTTTTGCTTTAAACAATGCTGGTGTCACTTGGGAAGATGCCTCCTATTATTTCTTCTTCATAAGTGTAAATAACGATGCTGTCTTGGCAAAAGTTGACAATGGATGGACGACCCTTGCATCTGCTCCCGCGGGCGATTACTTGACGCAAAATAATGCGGTTCACATCACGATGAATGCCGGGCAGATTCAAGTCAGCATTAATGAAGTTGCTTTGATCGATTTTACCGACAATACGCCATTGCTGGGAACATATTATGGTTTGAGAGCCCAAACAAGAAAGGTTGCTTTCACAAATATTGTTGTTGCTTGATTTCATCTTGGTTTAAAAGTAATTATAAAAAATTGCAGGCTTAAATTGACTTTCTATTCAGTCAAAAAGCCTGCTTTTTTTTGCATTGGCATATTTCGTTTTATTACGAAGAATAAACAACTCAGTACGTATATATTTTAAAAGGCGCAAAAGGGTGATTAAATCAAAGTCAATTATGTGTTTTAAATAAATGAACAACCAAAAGATGTTTTATGCACGAAAGGAAAACATTAATATGAACTCAGATACAATATATGCTCTAGGAATCATTGCTATTTATATTATTAGCATATTAATACCTAATATTATTTTGGTCATAATTAAGAAAACGATAAGGCACTTTAGAAAAAAAATAAACAATTCAAGTAAGTTTGTGATTTTTTAATATGAATATTATTTAGATAATAACCATAAAATGAGTATTATATAAATATCTATTATTAGCAATAATAGCCAAAAAGAGAAATGAGCAATTTATGAAGTATCAAATTGATGGTGGCCAATTACCTGTAGTTAATATCGAACTTGAAGCAAATGAAACGATCATTACCGAAGCGGGCGGAATGGCTTGGATGAGTCCTAATATGAAAATGGAAACTCGCGGTGGCGATGTTGGAAAGGTATTTGGAAGAATACTTTCGGGAGAAAGTCTTTTTCTTAATTACTATACTGCGCAAAACACTTCGGGAACAATAAGCTTAGCGGCATGTATGCCGGGCTCGATTATTCCAATCGACATCACTCCCGATGCACCTTTTATTGCACAAAAGCGAGCTTTTCTTTGTGCGGAAATGGGAGTGGAACTTTCTACTTTCTTCAGAAAGAAACTAGGAGCCGGAATATTTGGCGGCGAAGGTTTTATTATGCAAAAGCTGACTGGACAAGGTACTGCCTTTTTAGAAATTGATGGATCGGTGGTTATAAAAGATCTTGATATAGGCGAGGAATTAATTGTAAGCACTGGATATGTTGCAGGAATGGAGGCCACAGTACAGATGGATATTCGAACTGTGGGCGGAGCTAAGAATGTATTTCTCGGCGGAGAGGGAATATTCAATACTGTTCTTAGAGGTCCCGGGCGCGTATATCTGCAAACAATGCCGGCCTTTAAATTAGCATCGATGTTTACTACGCGTTGAATAATTCGCTGTTTATTTATGGGTATATAAAATTTACTAATTGGTAGCAATCATTTTTTGTCGTCAACTTGCAACTATATTTTTGGCATACTTTTCTCAAAAAAACACCATCTTCTATTTATAGTCACAATTATAGAAAACTAGTAACTTAAAAATAATCTAATTAATGGCTTCATGATTAACAAAAGCCGCTTTTTATTTCCGGCTTTATGTAAGCCCTTTATTATTTATTATTGACATTACATTATCGGTAATGTAGTATAAAAATGAACTTATGAAAAACCTTATTTCCATGCAGGATTTAGCTGATGCCTTAGGAGTATCGAAAAACACGGTTTCCCATGCTTTAAGAGATCTCCCTGATATCAGCGAATCACTGAAAACAAAAGTTAAAGACAAGGCAAAGGAATTGGGATATATTCCCAATAAAAATGCCGTGTCTTTAAAAAATGGTCGTACGCATGTCGTAGCTCTAGTATACGATAATATGCGTAACCCGTATTTTTCTTTAACCGCGCATAAACTAATCAGCAAGCTTCGGACTTTCGGCTATGATGCTTTAATCATCCCCTCTTCAACCTCGCGGCTTAGTCCGCCCCTCCTTAGAAGTATTATTCAGCAGCGAATTGAAGGGGTGTTAACATTTCTTGAACCATCGGAGGAAGCGCTTGAAATTATTGATCAAACGTCGCTTCCAGTCTTGTTAATCGGTCGTAAAAGCGATAGCAACGTCATCAGTTATGTTTGTACGGATGATTATAAGGGTGGCAAACTTGTCGCCGATTATCTTTTGGAGAACAAATCGCAAAAAGTAATCTATGTTGGTCCTAAAGAAATTGAATGTTCGATTCGTCGTTATGAGGGACTTAAAGACGGATTAAAGAATGCAAAAATTATTCCGCAATTTTACTATGCGGACGTCATTGATAATGAAAATATCAGCGAAATACGTTCAATGCTGGACGAAAACACGGGCATTGTTTGTTTTAACGATGATATCTGCTATTCCATTCTTTCGCAAATTCAAAATGTGAAAGACAAAATAAAAGGTATCCAAATGGTGGGATTCGATAATATTAAGAAATTTTTGACTTACCTTCCCAATATTACAAGTGTCAACCATAAGACAACCGAAATAGCTTATGAAAGTGTTGAAAGCCTTAACCGAATGATCGTGGGAGGGACTAAAGAAAATCTGACTCGAAAAGTTTTAGATGTT from Bacilli bacterium includes these protein-coding regions:
- a CDS encoding family 43 glycosylhydrolase, with product MKKTRALLMALPFVLALTSCGGENMNSLKGFSEVNYQLQERERYDNIFGEENIPNQWSDYGIGDPYVMRFNGEYYLYASTKNFEYGYRVWKSHDLIHYSYLGEYPLTQADGSTTGLHTAYAPEVIYWNGDFYMYSSPDGKGHYIFKSVDRQPFGEFRAVTNNIGLSIDGSVFIDDDEKMYFMAAGDGAITSYEMNSPTEIDNASGEELYSPLVKWTEGPYMIKHDGNYFLTYTGNHVKSRGYRVDYSFSSSPRSGFEYPSNNSLLLSSMGEQNGLGHSSTVLGPNLDSYYIAYHNLDSASGPIRSFNLNRLTFAGTRMNVLGPTYQGAMVPMMPEFYVLADNTSLGEKQGSLEENGGSYYSSLTTDDTFSVEYNFKDIESDGSSKFLFGVDGTNSGYVTIDGKNLNVYYNQTLVAQGTLFKDFDFTQLHTLRLSYADHRLKVTFDNLTKIDSTISETVLKGKIGYSGVARASIGTTTFANSAFDSSQNSDAKIMGSDWFATDYLKNISKVDNQYTLERDVNDDRLIYSEADGVRLSKSQERIVYPIDVLEDGLYGIENTYSIASIGSKITIQIDNNLPYLVELPGADFTNNYGSYEENLTYIKNLILELPLTKGLHTIKFELVSGKYESLYYNTFLDSQFSPDFANDLSDYVSQGAKYMTLWKIDEQEQAHYSKAGSNNMLLFGSEGMTDYEVSVKVKITMDSSNGASAGIMLRTLNPSIMSGQVNECAEGYLITFNNMQLVMERMNYNGMTVASLTGDFTLNVYHEMRAVCKGNNIKVYFDGEYAFEYTDPDPFTHGMVGLYSISAESYYKDLKITGVK
- a CDS encoding glycoside hydrolase family 2 TIM barrel-domain containing protein, giving the protein MIESSYPRPQLRRENYELLDGEWDFLFDDEDKGLKEGYYRGFEKSQTINVPFVYSTALSGINQRRRVDVLWYQREIIIHKEDFLQDVMINFEGVDYRADVYLNGHFIGSHEGAYARFSLCLNQAMVIGSNKLVVRTFDSYNVAQPRGKQKWMNENYGCWYKEASGIWKSVWLERVSHTRISELKITPRVDRMNVEIEYTIENFRSNLTLSSEILFEGKTTSKIIASLAYPSGKIVVELASPYLSFQNEFWHPDRPKIYDIKFMLCEDQMICDKVDSYFGFREYRAQQGQLLLNGFSFYSKLCLYQAYWPLSNMTLPDLKSAREDILLLKALGFNGIRIHQTIIDERFLALCDELGLIVWCEMPSPHIFNLEANSNVLKEWMEILHQNYNHPSIFVWVLFNESWGIREIGENQLEQSFVDALYFLTKAFDPYRPAISNDGWEHTKSDILTIHNYEQSADKLLSFYKDINLVMSGKTSSLSMRKLLADGYEYEGQPFIFSEFGGAALKKDTADGWGYGGATDGIEEFYTRYRELIEAIYELPYLSGFCYTQFSDVEQEKNGLVTIDRKVKVDISIIKKIMEKR
- a CDS encoding TIGR00266 family protein codes for the protein MKYQIDGGQLPVVNIELEANETIITEAGGMAWMSPNMKMETRGGDVGKVFGRILSGESLFLNYYTAQNTSGTISLAACMPGSIIPIDITPDAPFIAQKRAFLCAEMGVELSTFFRKKLGAGIFGGEGFIMQKLTGQGTAFLEIDGSVVIKDLDIGEELIVSTGYVAGMEATVQMDIRTVGGAKNVFLGGEGIFNTVLRGPGRVYLQTMPAFKLASMFTTR
- a CDS encoding LacI family DNA-binding transcriptional regulator; its protein translation is MKNLISMQDLADALGVSKNTVSHALRDLPDISESLKTKVKDKAKELGYIPNKNAVSLKNGRTHVVALVYDNMRNPYFSLTAHKLISKLRTFGYDALIIPSSTSRLSPPLLRSIIQQRIEGVLTFLEPSEEALEIIDQTSLPVLLIGRKSDSNVISYVCTDDYKGGKLVADYLLENKSQKVIYVGPKEIECSIRRYEGLKDGLKNAKIIPQFYYADVIDNENISEIRSMLDENTGIVCFNDDICYSILSQIQNVKDKIKGIQMVGFDNIKKFLTYLPNITSVNHKTTEIAYESVESLNRMIVGGTKENLTRKVLDVSLVVREQ